Proteins co-encoded in one Christiangramia fulva genomic window:
- a CDS encoding C40 family peptidase codes for MKLRILLFPFLFLTAIILTSCGAKHAVITTKEESRYSTEPKRGDISTEIASKVVKNAQKFEGTRYRYGGTSKRGMDCSGLVYVSFLQEDISIPRTARAMSLQGERLFLKEVSPGDLLFFQTSKNRNVINHVGLVVKVKNGEIYFIHSTTSAGVIISLLSEAYWKNNFVMARRII; via the coding sequence ATGAAACTGAGAATACTTTTATTCCCATTTTTATTCCTAACCGCAATAATTTTAACTTCCTGTGGGGCAAAACATGCCGTTATCACCACCAAAGAAGAAAGCCGTTATTCCACCGAACCTAAAAGAGGTGATATCAGCACTGAAATCGCATCAAAAGTTGTAAAGAATGCCCAGAAATTTGAAGGAACGCGCTACAGGTATGGCGGCACCTCTAAAAGGGGAATGGATTGCTCCGGATTGGTGTACGTGAGTTTTCTTCAGGAGGATATATCCATCCCCAGAACTGCTCGAGCAATGTCTTTGCAGGGTGAACGATTGTTTCTAAAAGAAGTAAGCCCGGGAGATCTTTTGTTTTTTCAAACCAGTAAAAACCGAAATGTAATTAATCATGTGGGCCTGGTGGTAAAGGTGAAAAACGGGGAAATATATTTTATCCATTCCACTACATCAGCGGGAGTGATAATTTCTTTATTATCAGAAGCATACTGGAAAAATAATTTTGTAATGGCCCGCAGGATCATTTGA
- a CDS encoding thioredoxin family protein: MKKIFLLICLLSIGFLNAQKVDWMSMNEALEAQKKEPKKILVDAYTNWCGPCKMLEKNTFSNEKVANYINENFYAVKFNAEGNETIKYKDTIFKNNNFDPARENSRNGVHDFARAMGVTAYPTIVFFDEEGNFIAPIKGYMSPGQIEIFLKVFASDDYKKMKSDEAWKKYQEEFKGTFSG; the protein is encoded by the coding sequence ATGAAAAAAATATTTCTCCTTATTTGTCTGCTCTCAATAGGATTTCTGAATGCTCAGAAAGTAGATTGGATGAGTATGAATGAAGCTTTGGAGGCCCAGAAAAAAGAACCTAAAAAGATCCTTGTTGATGCTTATACAAATTGGTGCGGCCCCTGTAAAATGCTTGAAAAAAATACATTTTCTAATGAAAAGGTCGCCAATTACATCAACGAAAATTTTTACGCGGTGAAATTTAATGCGGAAGGGAATGAAACTATAAAATACAAGGATACTATTTTTAAAAATAACAATTTCGATCCAGCCAGGGAGAATTCCCGCAATGGAGTTCATGATTTTGCGAGAGCGATGGGCGTAACTGCCTATCCAACTATTGTTTTCTTTGATGAAGAAGGCAATTTTATAGCTCCAATCAAAGGCTATATGTCACCGGGCCAGATCGAGATATTTTTGAAAGTATTCGCGAGCGATGATTATAAAAAAATGAAAAGTGATGAAGCCTGGAAAAAATATCAGGAAGAATTCAAAGGTACTTTTTCGGGATAG
- the surE gene encoding 5'/3'-nucleotidase SurE — MKKEKPLILVTNDDGITAPGIRTLIEVMKELGDVIVVAPDSPQSGMGHAITVSDTLFCEQVSIKENFNHKEYSCSGTPADCVKIATQEILHRKPDLCVSGINHGSNSSINVIYSGTMSAAVEAGIEGIPAIGFSLLDYSMNADFEPTRKYIKTITNNVLKNGLPKGVVLNVNFPKLKEEEIRGIKVCRQADAHWEEEFDKRTSPQGREYYWLTGKFINKDEGEDTDERALRDGYVSVVPVQFDLTAHHFIKDLKNWTLDD; from the coding sequence ATGAAAAAGGAAAAACCGCTTATTCTCGTCACCAATGATGATGGTATCACCGCCCCGGGCATCAGGACGCTTATTGAAGTAATGAAAGAACTGGGAGACGTTATTGTGGTTGCACCTGACAGTCCCCAAAGCGGGATGGGACATGCGATCACTGTTAGTGATACACTCTTTTGTGAACAGGTAAGTATAAAAGAAAATTTCAATCATAAAGAATACAGCTGTTCGGGAACACCTGCAGATTGTGTTAAGATCGCGACACAGGAGATCCTTCATCGCAAACCCGACCTTTGTGTCAGCGGCATTAACCACGGTTCAAATTCTTCTATTAATGTGATCTATTCGGGAACCATGAGCGCTGCAGTAGAAGCAGGGATCGAAGGAATTCCGGCCATTGGTTTTTCCTTACTTGATTATTCAATGAATGCCGATTTTGAACCAACCAGGAAATACATAAAAACCATTACAAACAATGTGCTGAAAAACGGTTTGCCAAAAGGAGTGGTCCTGAATGTCAATTTCCCTAAACTAAAGGAAGAGGAGATCAGGGGCATTAAAGTTTGCCGGCAGGCCGATGCACACTGGGAGGAAGAATTTGACAAAAGAACCAGCCCTCAGGGAAGAGAATATTACTGGCTTACGGGAAAATTCATCAATAAGGATGAAGGTGAAGATACCGATGAAAGGGCCTTGCGGGATGGTTATGTTTCCGTTGTTCCCGTCCAATTTGACCTTACGGCCCATCATTTTATAAAGGATCTTAAAAATTGGACTCTTGATGATTAA
- a CDS encoding ComEC/Rec2 family competence protein, translated as MKSFRFIFLRLCLYLISGLLAGFYTAATNTFSFCLTGFGLVSFAAVYFYTRKQLFYGSLPGIAAFLLIFSIGFSSAHFSKPENQQNHYLRYEDEGNSPLLKAQVTEILKSTGFSRRYVLESEELVFENSVKKVSGRILLNLTDSLPARTLEPGTYLLLPFEPQKIKPPLNPFQFSYKDYLRRMRIERQLNLSGSQLKILPQPSFSILRPAGKIRHSIMSSLERSSFSASELAIFEALLLGERRNISNVMYKDYAAAGAIHILAISGLHIGILLWLFNFILKPMEKFRYGKIIKTIVLIILLWFFAMLTGLSPSVVRAVSMFSFIAVGMQLNRKTSTLNSIFVSLFFLLLINPFYLFQVGFQLSYLAVTAIVIFYPFIYKTIEIRNQWVDYFWKLTAVSLSAQIGIFPLSLFYFHQFPGLFLLTNLFILPLLAIILGVGLLVIVLAIFNILPDFLAEGFSQLLSLMNRFVKTIAGYENLVFSDLRFSLFQMLVYFVVLIAFLFLLHRRTFKNLVFLLTAILIFQVISIVGIKMIPSEELIVFQKSGTSVIAKKENENLVVFGAQKPEGILLKDYLRERRIKNLKFEDPFSIIEVSGKTVLSLDSSGIYNIPGFSPEILILKDSPKINLDRLISTVHPEKIIADASNAPWLLKKWKTSCRDKKIPFHYTGEKGAYILKNP; from the coding sequence TTGAAGAGTTTCCGATTTATTTTTCTCAGGCTCTGCCTTTACCTTATTTCAGGCCTGCTCGCAGGATTTTACACTGCTGCAACTAATACTTTCAGTTTCTGTTTAACCGGTTTCGGACTAGTCTCTTTTGCCGCCGTTTATTTTTATACCCGAAAACAGCTCTTTTACGGAAGCCTTCCTGGAATCGCCGCCTTTTTATTAATTTTCAGCATTGGCTTCAGCAGTGCGCATTTCTCAAAACCTGAAAATCAGCAAAATCATTATCTTCGATATGAAGATGAGGGAAATTCTCCCCTTTTAAAAGCCCAGGTAACTGAAATTCTTAAATCCACCGGATTTTCCAGGCGCTATGTCCTGGAATCGGAAGAACTGGTTTTTGAGAATTCAGTTAAAAAAGTTTCCGGCCGAATCCTTCTGAATCTTACCGATTCCCTACCCGCAAGAACCCTGGAACCGGGAACCTACCTGTTGCTGCCTTTTGAACCACAAAAGATAAAACCGCCTTTAAACCCGTTCCAGTTCAGTTATAAAGATTATTTAAGGCGAATGAGGATTGAACGGCAGCTAAATCTTTCCGGCAGCCAACTAAAAATACTTCCACAACCTTCATTTTCCATTTTAAGACCGGCGGGAAAAATAAGGCATTCTATCATGAGCAGTCTTGAAAGATCGAGTTTCTCTGCTTCTGAACTGGCTATTTTTGAAGCTTTGCTCCTGGGCGAACGCAGGAATATCAGCAATGTGATGTACAAAGATTATGCGGCCGCAGGAGCGATCCATATTCTGGCAATTTCAGGTTTGCACATTGGTATTCTCCTCTGGCTGTTCAATTTTATACTAAAACCAATGGAAAAATTCCGCTATGGAAAAATCATTAAAACCATTGTCCTCATTATTCTGCTATGGTTTTTTGCCATGCTTACAGGACTTAGCCCATCGGTTGTCAGGGCGGTAAGTATGTTTAGTTTTATAGCGGTAGGCATGCAGCTAAACCGTAAAACAAGTACGCTCAACAGTATTTTTGTCTCCCTTTTTTTCCTCCTCCTGATCAATCCTTTTTACCTTTTTCAGGTAGGATTTCAACTTAGCTATTTGGCGGTCACGGCCATCGTGATCTTTTATCCGTTCATTTATAAAACTATTGAAATAAGGAATCAATGGGTAGATTATTTCTGGAAACTTACTGCAGTGAGCCTATCGGCACAAATTGGAATTTTCCCGCTTTCTTTATTTTATTTTCACCAGTTTCCGGGGCTTTTCCTTCTAACCAACCTCTTTATTTTACCTCTATTAGCCATAATTCTTGGTGTTGGATTACTCGTAATAGTACTTGCAATCTTCAATATTCTGCCGGATTTTCTGGCGGAAGGATTTAGCCAACTGCTGTCTTTAATGAACAGATTTGTAAAAACCATCGCCGGTTACGAAAATCTTGTTTTTAGCGACCTCAGATTTTCCCTGTTTCAAATGCTGGTCTATTTTGTGGTTCTGATAGCATTTTTATTTCTATTGCACAGAAGAACTTTCAAAAACCTCGTTTTTCTGCTTACAGCCATTTTGATTTTCCAGGTGATAAGCATTGTTGGAATTAAAATGATCCCTTCGGAAGAATTGATCGTATTTCAAAAATCCGGGACCTCCGTAATCGCTAAAAAAGAAAATGAAAATTTGGTGGTTTTTGGCGCTCAAAAGCCTGAAGGAATTCTGCTAAAAGATTATCTGAGAGAAAGGAGGATCAAAAATCTGAAGTTTGAAGATCCTTTTTCCATCATTGAAGTTTCAGGAAAAACCGTTTTAAGCCTTGATAGTAGTGGAATTTATAACATTCCGGGCTTTTCTCCTGAAATCCTAATTTTAAAAGATTCCCCAAAAATTAACCTCGACCGACTAATTTCAACTGTCCATCCTGAGAAAATTATTGCCGATGCTTCAAATGCGCCATGGCTCCTAAAAAAATGGAAAACCAGTTGTCGGGATAAAAAAATCCCTTTCCACTATACTGGTGAAAAGGGAGCCTATATTCTAAAAAATCCTTAA
- a CDS encoding peptide MFS transporter, which translates to MDITLWIMIIGWVFVLIWVPFIIYTNKDTHPKALFVLFFAEMWERFSYYGMRALLVLYMTKVLFMDLAQNVAETQAYGIYGSYTAMVYLFPVIGGLVADQLLGFKKTIIWGGILMALGHFTLALQGFESLEGNMPFFFAALALIIVGNGFFKPNISSFLGTFYDPNDARKDGAFSIFYMGVNIGAFLSTLTCGYVGQEINWHYGFGLAGIGMTLGLIVFYIFTRKSKDFEGKGLPPEEVRSGEKKFIGMKPEIGVYVLSIIAIPVCAYMLDLDEVMAGALIIISLGIVAYLVYEALTAKDKVVGQRLLVVVVLFFFHAVFWALFEQAGGSLTIFTDKNVDRLIGSTEIPASIFQSLNPLYIMLLAPVFSWLWLKLSKAGKEPSTPMKFVLGLTQLALGFAVIVIGAKFFASGEGLVPVIFLALMYLLHTTGELSLSPIGLSMVTKLSPAKIVGFVMGAWFLSIALANKMAGIIGTLTTNEEVTDDTPVSVTLSFFSNTYFIWGVCVVGGAALLLLLLVPLLRKWMNGIH; encoded by the coding sequence ATGGATATCACATTATGGATCATGATTATTGGATGGGTTTTTGTGCTCATCTGGGTTCCTTTTATAATTTATACCAATAAAGACACTCATCCAAAGGCCCTTTTTGTACTTTTTTTCGCCGAAATGTGGGAACGGTTCTCCTATTACGGAATGCGGGCGCTGCTCGTTCTTTACATGACCAAGGTTTTATTCATGGATCTGGCCCAAAACGTTGCGGAGACCCAGGCCTATGGGATTTATGGTTCCTATACTGCCATGGTTTATTTGTTCCCCGTGATTGGTGGTCTTGTGGCCGATCAATTACTCGGCTTTAAAAAGACCATTATCTGGGGTGGTATTCTCATGGCCCTTGGGCATTTTACCCTTGCCTTGCAGGGATTTGAGTCACTTGAAGGAAATATGCCGTTTTTCTTTGCGGCACTGGCTTTAATTATCGTGGGGAATGGCTTCTTTAAGCCTAATATCAGCTCTTTCCTTGGAACCTTTTATGATCCTAATGATGCTCGTAAAGATGGTGCTTTTTCTATCTTCTATATGGGTGTGAATATCGGTGCTTTTCTTTCAACGCTTACCTGTGGGTATGTGGGACAGGAAATAAACTGGCATTATGGTTTTGGTCTTGCGGGAATAGGAATGACGCTGGGGCTTATCGTTTTTTATATTTTCACTCGAAAAAGTAAGGATTTCGAAGGGAAGGGATTGCCGCCTGAGGAAGTGCGCAGTGGCGAGAAGAAGTTCATTGGAATGAAACCTGAAATAGGCGTTTATGTGCTTTCAATTATTGCTATTCCTGTTTGTGCTTATATGCTGGACCTCGATGAAGTCATGGCAGGTGCCCTGATTATCATTTCACTGGGAATTGTCGCGTACCTTGTTTATGAGGCACTAACTGCCAAAGATAAAGTTGTGGGGCAACGCCTGCTGGTAGTTGTGGTGCTGTTTTTCTTCCATGCCGTTTTTTGGGCCCTTTTCGAGCAGGCCGGAGGAAGCTTAACCATTTTTACCGATAAGAACGTGGATCGGTTAATAGGTTCCACCGAAATTCCTGCATCTATTTTCCAAAGTCTGAACCCTTTATATATTATGCTCCTGGCGCCTGTATTTTCCTGGTTATGGCTTAAATTGAGCAAAGCTGGAAAAGAGCCCAGTACCCCAATGAAGTTTGTACTTGGTCTAACGCAGCTAGCTTTAGGTTTTGCGGTAATTGTAATAGGTGCTAAATTCTTTGCCTCTGGTGAAGGCCTGGTTCCCGTAATTTTCCTGGCTCTGATGTATTTACTTCATACTACTGGTGAATTATCGCTTTCGCCCATCGGCCTGTCGATGGTAACAAAATTATCCCCGGCGAAAATTGTTGGTTTTGTAATGGGAGCCTGGTTCTTATCTATTGCTCTGGCCAATAAAATGGCCGGAATTATAGGGACTCTTACCACCAATGAAGAGGTAACAGATGATACACCAGTATCAGTCACCTTGTCTTTCTTTTCAAACACCTATTTTATATGGGGGGTTTGTGTCGTGGGTGGTGCCGCCTTGCTGTTATTATTGCTGGTACCCTTGCTCCGCAAATGGATGAACGGAATTCATTAA
- the lpxB gene encoding lipid-A-disaccharide synthase yields the protein MKYYLIAGEASGDLHASNLMKALKETDKNADFRFWGGDLMTAQGGNPVKHYRELAFMGFAEVLMNLPTILKNISFCKEDILNYKPDAIIFIDYPGFNMRIAEWARKEGFQTHYYISPQIWAWKENRIKKIRRDVDYMYVILPFEEEFYSQKHNFPVHFVGHPLLDAIENRPPLDIEKFKNEHDLDDRPIIALLPGSRKQEIEKMLKIMLSITEDFREYQFIIAGAPSQDINFYHQFIKKSNVNLVMNKTYDVLTLAHAALVTSGTATLETALFKVPEVVCYKGNFISYHIAKQIINLDYISLVNLIMKREVVKELIQNDLNTKNLTSELKKILDDTVRQRIFRDYYELEQKLGGQGASKKTANLIYNKVLASKNR from the coding sequence ATGAAATATTACCTCATTGCCGGCGAAGCTTCAGGAGATTTACATGCTTCCAACCTGATGAAGGCATTAAAAGAAACCGATAAAAATGCCGATTTCAGGTTTTGGGGTGGTGATCTTATGACGGCACAGGGAGGAAATCCTGTTAAACATTACAGGGAACTTGCCTTTATGGGCTTTGCCGAAGTATTGATGAATTTGCCTACCATACTCAAGAATATAAGTTTCTGTAAAGAAGACATTTTAAATTATAAACCTGACGCGATAATTTTCATCGATTATCCAGGTTTTAATATGCGTATCGCGGAATGGGCCCGAAAAGAAGGCTTCCAGACTCACTATTATATCTCACCTCAGATCTGGGCATGGAAAGAAAACCGTATCAAAAAAATACGCAGGGATGTAGATTATATGTATGTAATCCTTCCTTTTGAAGAAGAATTTTATAGCCAAAAACACAATTTTCCGGTACATTTTGTAGGCCATCCTTTGCTCGATGCCATTGAAAACCGGCCGCCACTCGATATTGAGAAGTTCAAAAATGAACATGACCTGGATGATCGCCCGATCATCGCCCTGTTACCTGGAAGCAGGAAGCAGGAGATCGAAAAGATGTTGAAGATAATGCTCAGTATAACCGAAGATTTCAGGGAATATCAGTTCATTATTGCCGGGGCACCAAGCCAGGATATAAATTTTTACCATCAGTTCATCAAAAAATCGAATGTGAACTTGGTCATGAACAAAACTTATGACGTCCTGACTTTAGCTCACGCTGCTCTTGTAACTTCAGGCACCGCTACTCTGGAAACCGCGCTTTTTAAAGTGCCGGAGGTAGTTTGCTATAAGGGAAATTTTATTTCTTATCACATCGCCAAACAAATTATCAATCTCGATTATATTTCCCTGGTGAACCTTATAATGAAAAGGGAAGTCGTGAAAGAACTTATCCAGAACGATCTCAACACCAAAAACCTTACAAGTGAACTGAAAAAAATTCTAGACGATACCGTTCGCCAGAGAATCTTCAGGGATTATTATGAACTGGAACAGAAACTTGGCGGGCAGGGTGCAAGTAAAAAAACTGCCAATCTTATCTACAACAAAGTTTTAGCCTCTAAAAACCGATGA